The Chitinophaga caeni genome segment GTTTTTACCTTTTCTAAATTTCACGTTTTCAAAGATGAAATCAGCCTTTGTATAACCTATTTTCGCAGGGGCTACCTTCCGTTTATTAACGTAAAGGGTCACCGATTCAAGGTTGGAAAATACATTTACATCACGTTGCCTTTCCTTCATTTCATGAATTCTCCTACCCGCGATGTAAACCATCGGCGCAGGGTTCCAATTGGCTTTATACCAATAAAATGCATCCTTCTTCACTTTCCGATCGAACGTAACGATCCCTTTCATATTTCTCGCTGCTACCCCGCCCCCATGCGCAGAAGGAACTGCAAAATCAAACATATTCCATAGGTACGATGCAACCAGGTAAGGATGTTGGGCAATCGCTCCCCAATGTATTCTATGGTATTTTGTTTGGTAATCTTCAGGATAAAAGTCAGCATTGGGATTACCTTTCAAACGGTCGCTATACTCATGCTGGTCGATATTGGCTTCGGCTCCATATTCAGAAAATACGGTCTTGTAAGTAGGGTATTGCTGCTCAATCCCGTCGAGCCAAGCGCCTACGTCGGTAATCTTTCCGCCGTACCAACCATGGTACTGGTTCATCGCTTGTATATCCGTGGCCAGGTTGGAAGGGCGATCCATTTCCCCGTAGCCGCTGGTACTTACCGTGTAACGGTGCGGGTCTAAAGTTTTCGCCAAATCATTTAATTGCCTGGTCATCACGGGAACAAATTCGTCGGGTGTTTTGGAATACACTTCATTATGCATACCCCAAACATAGATCGACGGGTGATTGTATTGTTGGCGGATCAATTCTGTCAATTGCAATTTTGCATTTTCACCTTCTTGACCTGAAACGGCATTTACGAAAGGAATTTCGGCCCAGGTGACGAACCCTATGCTGTCGCATTTGGCATAGATATAATCGGCTTGCTGGTAATGTGCAAAGCGGATACTATTTGCGCCTACTTCCTTGATCATGGCCAAATCGCTCGCATGCTGTTCATTGCTTAAAGCGCTACCGTAGCCCCACCATTCCTGGTGCCTACATACACCCCGTAAGCGGTAAGGCCGGCCATTAAGGTAAAAACCCTTTCCTTCCACGATTTTGAAATCGCGAACACCGAGGGGTTGTGTTATTTCATCCAGTAAATGTTGCCCATCGTATAAACTGACGGTAACCCCGTACAAGTAAGGATCATCTAAGCCATTCCATAAGTGTGGATGATCCATATTGAATTGCATTTCCACCGGGGTAAATCCCTGCGGCAAAACGCGCACCATCTTTTCCTGGATGCTTACCACTTTACCCTCCATATCCTTGATCGCCGTAACCGCTTTAATATTTTGCGGTGCTACAAGCTTATTCTCCAGTTTGGCGGTAACCTTGATGCGTGCTTTGCTGGCATCCACATCTCCCTGCTCGATATAAATACCGGGAGAAGCATAATCGGTAGCCGTAATATTGACCTTGTTGGTAGTAATTATGCTCACCGGCCTGTAAATCCCCCCGTAAACACCGAAAAGCCTGTGGTTGATCGGGATTACATCCGGCCTGGCTTTATTGCTAGTTTTTACCAGGATATCGTTCTTTTGCCCGGGTTTTAACAGGTGTGTCAGTTCGAAGATAAAAGCAGCGTACGCGCCCTTGTGTTCCCCTACTTTGCGACCATTTACATAAAGAGTAGCAACGGCGCCTACACCTTCAAAGCGGATAAACGTTCTCTTATCTTTATTTTTTTCCGGTAAAAAATAGCTGTTACGGTAATAAGCATCTCCATCATAAAAATCATTACCCTTTTGCATGTCCACATTGTTATAAGTATGTGGAATTTTTACTTCCTGCCAAGAAGTATCGGAAGGGTTCAGCTTGGGATCTTTCCTAAAAGTCCATCCCCCGTTGAATGGCTGTTTCACCCTGCCCTGCTGCAAGTCTTGCGCATGCAAAACCGGCAAAGTGCCCGCCATAATAAGGGCAAGCGCCAAGAATTTCCTGATCATCACTAATAAAATTTTGGTTGACTTTCAGAAGTCAACAAATAATTAATTGATTTACAATCGCTTTTAACAAGTGTTGTGTTGGCATTTATTTAAAAAGAACCCTTGTTAAACTAAAGAACAGAACCCTTTCTTCCACTTGCAAAATGAATGGATAAATGTATAAAATATTTTTTTGTAATCGATTGCATAAATGCCGGAGCATGATTTTTGCAACAGTAATTGATAAATTACTATCATGGAAGTTTTGAGATTAGACCATTGGGTGTTGACGGTTAAGGATATAGAACGTAGTATCCGGTTTTACCATGAAATCCTCGGCATGAAACCGGTTAGTTTTGCAGGGGGAAGGATCGCGTTGGAATTCGGGAATCAAAAAATAAATTTACACCAAGCCGGGCATGAAGTTAAGCCTCATGCAGCGAACCCGCTGCCGGGCTCCGCGGATATGTGCTTTATTACAACGGCGCAGTTAGAAGAAGTTTCGACCTTCCTGGCACACCGGGGAATAGAAATATTGGAAGCAGGGATTGTTAACAGGACAGGCGCATTGGGCGCTATCCGTTCAATTTACATACGCGATCCGGATCAAAATCTAGTTGAAATCAGCAATTATGTAAGTTTATAAGGCTCCACCTTCCAAGGGTACTAAATCCAACTGGGAATCCAATACGCCGTTGCGGTTATAACTCTGCATCTGCAACAGGAGGTCTACATCATCGAGATCAATATCATCCCTGAGCAACAGGTAATCCACGATACCGTCTTGCAAGGTACTTTCCTTGACGGTAAGTTCCTCCTCCTCGATCGAATAAAGATCCCATTTTTTATGGTCGCGGTGGTTGACAAAAGCGGAGATCGAATCGAATGCCAGTACCATGGCATTCACGGTATAGCCCTTGTCCCTCTCCCGGATCATCCCGAGGGTGTAACGCACGGCGGTAGCGGCCAGGTAAGCTAATTCGGCATAAATATGCGTATGTATCCTCAAGTTGGGAACCTGCAATTTTACTTGCCTATCGAGATAGTCCAATTTTTCTTCATCAAATTCATCCTGCAACATTTCCCGGTAAATAAATTGCATGCTATCTTCTAATTTAGACGGGTCGCCCGTTCCATAATGATCGCTAAAATAAACGTAATTCGGAAATAAACGCTTGCACACCAAGTAACAAAAAACCAGTCCACGCGTTAGATCCAATTGATTAATTTTCTGAATGTCCATGTACATCGATTCTAGGTTTATGCGGTGAACATTAACATGATAACAACAGGGTTACGTGAAAAGTTCTCAATGAAGATGAAAGGGATCAACATCAAAGCAACACTTCAATTATTATATACGGATTGTTCCAACTTTTAGATGTAAGCCGTAACGGTAAAAGCTACACTAAGTATACCTTAGCCTCTTAAACAATTGCATGTATGATGTTGAATACAGAGGGGTACTTGCAATTCACTTGCCAATAATTGGCGTACTTGTAAAACGTGGTACATACGCAGGATCGGCGCAGGTAAAAAAAATGGTTTTTCATTTTGTAACGTGTTTCAAAATTACAGTTGAAGGTTTTGGGTTTCATGCAATGAAATTATGCTCCCCGAGGGGAAATTTATTTACAAGAATATCATGTCTAATTCCAGTCCAAGGAATCCATATGCCGGCAAGGGGCAAAATTGCTCTAGCTTAATAAATTTCTATTTAATATCAATGTTGTCCGACTAAATTTTAACCTACGAGTACTTTTGACCCCTCAATAGTTCGATTCAATGTTCATCTGCCCGTTTCTTGTACTTTTTTGTTTACCCAAAAACCAAAAAAGGGCACAAATTGGCCATTACGGCCACCAATTTGATCGCTCGACCTACCTTTCTACTACTGTATGCCCAAGCTACCCTTCGCTATCAACGGTGCGAAGTTCCAGGGTTCTCTTGGCGGGGGTGAATGTATCATCCTTCGCTTATATCCTTGAACAGGTAAGGAATTCAAGTACCTTTAAAGCATTTTTAGTCGGACAACAATGTTTTAATATATAAATTTTATAACTACGTACCAAGCCGGGACTTCCACACTGCGTGTAAATTTGTACCCGGTTCCTACCGGGAATCACCCTTCTTGCCCAATGCATCACTTCAAATATACGGTTGGGGCAACCGGGATAAAGATAAGAAAAATTAGCAATATATATAAATAAAACAAATACGTAGTTGTAAGAAAATGTATTGAAAATTAACGTAAATTCTGTATGACAATCCTGTTTTATGGAAAAACTAGCTTAACTTTGCTGCTTATTTGCACTTTTAGAATACCTGAGCTAAATCATTAATTGGGTATCAAATACAAATTACTTTCGTGACATGAATATGCAAAAGCAAGACAGGAAATCACCCAATTGGCTGAAGCAGGTAGACTTTTTAGGGATTCACTTGTTGCCATTATTAGCTTTTTTTACTGGGGCCACCACGTTTGATTGGATTCTGTGCGCCGTTTTATATTTTACGAGGATGTTTTTCGTGACAGCGGGTTACCATAGATATTTCTCTCACCGATCGTTCAAAACTTCACGTTTCTTCCAGTTTATATTAGCGGGGGGCGCCCAAAGTAGCATTCAAAAAGGGGTGCTTTGGTGGGCAGCTAACCACCGTATCCATCACAAGCATAGCGATACACCGGAAGATCCGCATTCGGCCAACGTTTACGGTTTTTGGTATGCACATATCGGTTGGATCATGGGCCCCGAGTTTAAGCCGACCCGTTTCGAACTGATCAAGGATTTCAAACAACCTGAATTATATTGGTTAAATAAATATCATTTCGTTCCGGCATTAGTTTTAGCCGTTGCGGTTTACTTTACGGGAAACATGGTGAATGGTACCGGGATCTTTGATTGGCAAGCTGGTTTATCAACCTTGCTGATCGGTTTCTTCTTAAGTACCGTTATCCTCTACCACGGCACGTTTACCATTAATTCACTGATGCATAAAATCGGTAAAAAACGCTACCGCACAGGCGATGAATCACGCAACAGCGTTATATTGGCGCTCGTGACGATGGGTGAAGGTTGGCATAATAATCACCACTACTATCAAAGTACTGCCAAACAAGGCTTTTACTGGTGGGAAATTGACGCTACTTATTATATCATCCGGATGCTGGGAGCCCTGGGTATTGTTTGGGACATACGGGACGTATCTCCTAAGATCAAGGAAAGCAACCGCTTAAACCAAGAAGCCGGCGTAAAGGCCAAACTTCGTGAAATGAAGGTGCAAGAGATTGAACAGAGCGAAAAACTTAGCGAAGTAGAAGATTAAGATTATATTTTACAAGAAAATAATTAAAAAACGGGGTTGTCTTTCGATAACCCCGTTTTTTATTTAGGAAAAATATTACTCCCCTTCCCCGTAAATAAGTATCTGGATCTTACCATCTTCCGTTACAGTACCCCTGTACATCCCGGCAGTATTGAACGGCATCGCAACTTGGCCCTCTTTAGACAAGGCAATTAAACCGCCGTCACCACCGGTAGCTGCTATTTTCTTAATCACCTCTTTCCCGGCTTCCGAAACAGACAATCCCTTGTATTCCATCATCGCGGACAAATCATAAGCCGCCACGTTCCTGATATAATGTTCACCCCAGCCTGTACAAGAAACCGCGGCTGTTTTATTGTTTGCATAAGTTCCAGCGCCGATTAACGGCGAATCTCCGACCCTGCCGAACTTTTTATTCGTCATTCCCCCGGTCGATGTCGCGGCGGCAAGATTACCCTCCTTATCAAGTGCAACAGCGCCAACCGTTCCGAACTTTTCATCGATATTGAACTTATTGAGCCGGTCTTCGTAACTGTGATCGAGCTGTGTTTTGCTGCTATCACGTAGTAACAATTTCTGGAGGGACTTCCACCTGTCATCCGTGTAAAAATAAGAGGGATCAACGATTTCTAACCCGGCAGCCTTAGCGAATGCTTCGGCGCCATCGCGGGCCAGCATTACATGTGCCGTTTGTTCCATCACGGCCCTAGCAGCATTTACAGGGTTCTTTATTATCGTAACCCCTGCAACGGCGCCAGCTTTCAAGGTTTTGCCATCCATGATCGACGCATCCATTTCATTTTTCCCTTCATGCGTAAAAACGGCGCCTTTGCCAGCATTAAACAAGGGACTATCTTCCATAACGTTGATGGCAGCTTGCACGGCATCTAAACTGGAAGCGCCTGATTGGATTTTGGCATAACCAGCTTCCAATGCGGCTTTCAGAACCATCTTGTAGGCTTTCTCCTTTTCCGGTGTCATATTCTTTTTCAGGATCGTTCCGGCTCCACCGTGAATTACCATCACGTACCTCTTTTCCTGTGCCATTGAAGTATTAAAGAAGAAGATTAGTAGAAAAAACGGGTAAATGAAGCGGCATATTTGTTTCATGAATGATGATTTATATCTACAAATATGCTCAATTTGTCGCATTAATACAATCCTGTAATCACCCGGCTATTTCCTGTATGGCTGCCGACAATGATTCGTAATCATAATCTCCATCAAAACGTTGCCCATTGATGAAAAATGTTGGCGTCCCGTTTACACCGCTACGCACACCGCTTTCAAAATCAGCTTCTATTTGCTTGGCTAACCTGGTATCCAGCAAATCATCTTCAAAGCTTTGCATATCAAGACCAATTTCATTAGCAAAAGTAAACAGCACCTCGCGGCTCAGCGCGGCTTGATTTTCATAAATAATATCATGCATTTCCCAAAATGCACCTTGTTTAGCGGCCGTTTCTGCCGCCATAGCCGCAGCAACGGCGTATTGATGGGCGCTCGACAATGGAAAGTTTCTAAAAACGAACAATAATCGATCACCGAATGCCTGTTGCAGCTGCTTGATGACCGGGTATGCTTCACCACAATATGGGCATTGGTAATCACCGTACTCAACCAATGTTACGGCTGCATTAGGATTCCCTTGTTGATGATCTTTCGCCGATACGGCAGGGGTAAGATTTGCCATGAATTTTATTTTACTTGTTGAGTTCGTCTAATGCTTGCAATATGCCGTCGCCACCGGGATTGATCGCCACAGGCGATAAATAACTCCAGGCCACTGTTCCCTCTTTATCCAATACAAATAATGCCCTTTGAGCATGACCTTCCTCCTCATCGTATACACCGAATGATTTAGCGACAGCGCCCTTCGGCTCAAAATCAGCTAATAGGGTAAAATGCAATTTATTTTGGTTTGCGAATGCCATATGGCACCATTTACTGTCAACAGAAATACCGAGTAAAACAGCATCCTGTTTTTCGAAGAATTTCAGCATCTCGTTATACAAAACCATTTGGTCGCTACATACAGGGCTCCAATCCGCAGGGTAAAATGCCAAAATTACATTCTTCCCTTTCAATTCCGATAATTTGATCTTTTGATCCGGCGTTGCATAGAGTGTAAAATCGGGAGCGTGATCACCTTTCTTCAACATAAATTCGTTTTATTAGAATAACAAGTTGTAACACATCTTGTTCTTTGATCTTAAGAATTTTATAATAGCTGCCAATCACAGCTTTGAAAAGAATTACTTTTGCTGCGGTTGACGAACTATAGGTAAAGAAATATTATATCTTACGGATAACATTCTAATTGTTACAATAATCACGATGCAAAGCACTTCCGATATATGCGTCAGTATCCCCATCTTCCTGGCGAAAAAGTACAAGCTACCGCCGATAATACATGCCAAAGCATAAATCTCTTTACGGAATAATAAGGGTTTATCACCCGATAAAACATCCCGGATCACACCGCCGAAGGTGCCGGTTAATGTGCCGAGGGTGATGCAGATCATCTCGTTAAATTCTTTCTCAATTCCCCTGTTAATCCCTATAATCGTGAAGATCGCTAAACCTATCGCGTCAAAAAAAGTTAACCAACGCTGTACCTTACTGACAAGTGAAAAAAAGACGGTACTCGTAGCCGTAGCAATAAAAATCGTATAAATCACCCTGTTATCATTGAGCCAAGCAACCGGGGAGATACCCAGTAACAGGTCCCTAATCGTGCCGCCACCGATCGCCGTAACAAATGCCAGGACCAAGATCCCGAACAAATCGTATTCCTTTTCAATTGCTTTCATTACACCCGAAACTGCGAAAGCAAATGTTCCAACCAGGTTCAATAATTCGAATATCCCCCTGGAAGTGATACTATGATCCATGCAAAAGTTTTCATTATAACAATAAAAGCAATTAAGGGTTGGCAGAAATAAGTAACTTGCAGTATCAATTTAATTATGAAAGACTATAAGCAATATTTTACGGTAAGCGCCAGCCCGGAGGAAGTTTACATGGCGTTAACCAACCCGTTCACGATCGAATTATGGTCCGGCGAGAAAGCGATTATGAGCACCGAACCCGGTTCAGAATTTTCATTGTGGGAAGATAGTATTACCGGGATCAACCTAGATTTTGAAGAAAACAAACTCCTAAGGCAAGCCTGGGACTTTGGGGGGCAAGAGCCTGCATCCATAGTAACGATCAAGTTACATACCGATAAAAAAGGAACGTCGTTGGAATTGGTTCATATCAATATCCCCGATGAGGATTATGACCAGATCGTTTACGGTTGGAAGCATTATTACATCGGCTCCATTATAGAGTTTTTCAAAGAAGATTAAGAAGGCAGCGCTATAAGTGATCGCGCAAACACCTATTCTCACGATAATTTTATCAATTTTCTAACACTATTTAACCGATTTCATGGGTAGGAATGAATAAATTTGGAGATATTAAATTTACCGCTATATTTGCACTGTAATTTATTTTATTACAGTATTAAAACTTGAAAATTCTTATTACAGGGCATTATCAAACCTGGACGCGAATTAATTCATCCAAAAAATTCAACTACAACATGAAACGTACCATCATCCTGGCAAGTTTATTCTTGTCTTTCTCCGCGGTTAGCTTTGCACAATCTTGGAAACTCGATAAAGCACATAGCCGTTTCGGTTTTACGGCTATTCACAATAGCATTAACGAGTTCCATGGCAATTTTAAAAATTACGATATCAAGTTAATGGCTCCCACGGAAGATTTTTCCGGCGCGAGCGTTGAACTGACTGCCAATACTGCTAGTATCAACACGGATAACGAGCGCCGCGACGGGCATTTGCAATCCCCCGATTTCTTTGATGCTACCGCGAATCCGACCATTACATT includes the following:
- a CDS encoding SRPBCC domain-containing protein — translated: MKDYKQYFTVSASPEEVYMALTNPFTIELWSGEKAIMSTEPGSEFSLWEDSITGINLDFEENKLLRQAWDFGGQEPASIVTIKLHTDKKGTSLELVHINIPDEDYDQIVYGWKHYYIGSIIEFFKED
- a CDS encoding DsbA family protein, coding for MANLTPAVSAKDHQQGNPNAAVTLVEYGDYQCPYCGEAYPVIKQLQQAFGDRLLFVFRNFPLSSAHQYAVAAAMAAETAAKQGAFWEMHDIIYENQAALSREVLFTFANEIGLDMQSFEDDLLDTRLAKQIEADFESGVRSGVNGTPTFFINGQRFDGDYDYESLSAAIQEIAG
- a CDS encoding glycoside hydrolase family 2 protein encodes the protein MIRKFLALALIMAGTLPVLHAQDLQQGRVKQPFNGGWTFRKDPKLNPSDTSWQEVKIPHTYNNVDMQKGNDFYDGDAYYRNSYFLPEKNKDKRTFIRFEGVGAVATLYVNGRKVGEHKGAYAAFIFELTHLLKPGQKNDILVKTSNKARPDVIPINHRLFGVYGGIYRPVSIITTNKVNITATDYASPGIYIEQGDVDASKARIKVTAKLENKLVAPQNIKAVTAIKDMEGKVVSIQEKMVRVLPQGFTPVEMQFNMDHPHLWNGLDDPYLYGVTVSLYDGQHLLDEITQPLGVRDFKIVEGKGFYLNGRPYRLRGVCRHQEWWGYGSALSNEQHASDLAMIKEVGANSIRFAHYQQADYIYAKCDSIGFVTWAEIPFVNAVSGQEGENAKLQLTELIRQQYNHPSIYVWGMHNEVYSKTPDEFVPVMTRQLNDLAKTLDPHRYTVSTSGYGEMDRPSNLATDIQAMNQYHGWYGGKITDVGAWLDGIEQQYPTYKTVFSEYGAEANIDQHEYSDRLKGNPNADFYPEDYQTKYHRIHWGAIAQHPYLVASYLWNMFDFAVPSAHGGGVAARNMKGIVTFDRKVKKDAFYWYKANWNPAPMVYIAGRRIHEMKERQRDVNVFSNLESVTLYVNKRKVAPAKIGYTKADFIFENVKFRKGKNTIVAKGIKDGKLFEDEIIWIVK
- a CDS encoding isoaspartyl peptidase/L-asparaginase family protein translates to MKQICRFIYPFFLLIFFFNTSMAQEKRYVMVIHGGAGTILKKNMTPEKEKAYKMVLKAALEAGYAKIQSGASSLDAVQAAINVMEDSPLFNAGKGAVFTHEGKNEMDASIMDGKTLKAGAVAGVTIIKNPVNAARAVMEQTAHVMLARDGAEAFAKAAGLEIVDPSYFYTDDRWKSLQKLLLRDSSKTQLDHSYEDRLNKFNIDEKFGTVGAVALDKEGNLAAATSTGGMTNKKFGRVGDSPLIGAGTYANNKTAAVSCTGWGEHYIRNVAAYDLSAMMEYKGLSVSEAGKEVIKKIAATGGDGGLIALSKEGQVAMPFNTAGMYRGTVTEDGKIQILIYGEGE
- a CDS encoding VOC family protein, giving the protein MEVLRLDHWVLTVKDIERSIRFYHEILGMKPVSFAGGRIALEFGNQKINLHQAGHEVKPHAANPLPGSADMCFITTAQLEEVSTFLAHRGIEILEAGIVNRTGALGAIRSIYIRDPDQNLVEISNYVSL
- a CDS encoding redoxin domain-containing protein, whose product is MLKKGDHAPDFTLYATPDQKIKLSELKGKNVILAFYPADWSPVCSDQMVLYNEMLKFFEKQDAVLLGISVDSKWCHMAFANQNKLHFTLLADFEPKGAVAKSFGVYDEEEGHAQRALFVLDKEGTVAWSYLSPVAINPGGDGILQALDELNK
- a CDS encoding YceI family protein; this encodes MKRTIILASLFLSFSAVSFAQSWKLDKAHSRFGFTAIHNSINEFHGNFKNYDIKLMAPTEDFSGASVELTANTASINTDNERRDGHLQSPDFFDATANPTITFKSSSFEKVADKKYKITGDLTFHGVTKTVTLDGTLNGIITTPQNKKVAGFTVTGKIKRSDYNFASGMPVAMLSDEIEIKANSEFVKE
- a CDS encoding trimeric intracellular cation channel family protein is translated as MDHSITSRGIFELLNLVGTFAFAVSGVMKAIEKEYDLFGILVLAFVTAIGGGTIRDLLLGISPVAWLNDNRVIYTIFIATATSTVFFSLVSKVQRWLTFFDAIGLAIFTIIGINRGIEKEFNEMICITLGTLTGTFGGVIRDVLSGDKPLLFRKEIYALACIIGGSLYFFARKMGILTHISEVLCIVIIVTIRMLSVRYNISLPIVRQPQQK
- a CDS encoding DUF416 family protein, whose amino-acid sequence is MDIQKINQLDLTRGLVFCYLVCKRLFPNYVYFSDHYGTGDPSKLEDSMQFIYREMLQDEFDEEKLDYLDRQVKLQVPNLRIHTHIYAELAYLAATAVRYTLGMIRERDKGYTVNAMVLAFDSISAFVNHRDHKKWDLYSIEEEELTVKESTLQDGIVDYLLLRDDIDLDDVDLLLQMQSYNRNGVLDSQLDLVPLEGGAL
- a CDS encoding acyl-CoA desaturase, with protein sequence MNMQKQDRKSPNWLKQVDFLGIHLLPLLAFFTGATTFDWILCAVLYFTRMFFVTAGYHRYFSHRSFKTSRFFQFILAGGAQSSIQKGVLWWAANHRIHHKHSDTPEDPHSANVYGFWYAHIGWIMGPEFKPTRFELIKDFKQPELYWLNKYHFVPALVLAVAVYFTGNMVNGTGIFDWQAGLSTLLIGFFLSTVILYHGTFTINSLMHKIGKKRYRTGDESRNSVILALVTMGEGWHNNHHYYQSTAKQGFYWWEIDATYYIIRMLGALGIVWDIRDVSPKIKESNRLNQEAGVKAKLREMKVQEIEQSEKLSEVED